A region of the Desulfovibrio litoralis DSM 11393 genome:
GGTTGTTTCTCCTGATCAAAATGAACCTAAAAACATAGCTTTAGCGGCTAAAGAACTAGGTTTAAAGCATGTTGTTTTGACTTCGGTTACTCGAGATGATTTGCCAGACGGCGGAGCAGGTCAGTTTGCACAAAGTATTTATTATCTGCGTGAAATGATAGATGATATTAGTATTGAGGTTTTGATTCCTGACTTCCAAGGCTGTGAACATGCCCTTAAAATGGTGATGGACGCCAAGCCTGATATTATTAATCATAATGTTGAAACAACTCCGAATCTTTACAACACAATACGCCCCGAAGCGAATTATAAACAGAGTCTTGAACTTTTAAGAAGAGTGAAACAAGCCGGATTTATTAGTAAAAGTGGTTTTATGGTGGGGCTTGGCGAAACAGAAGACGAAATCAAGACCCTGCTTTCCGACCTCGCAGGGGTAGAGTGTGATATTGTAACTGTTGGACAGTATATGCAACCCACACGCAAGCATATGCAAGTTTTGAGTTATGTAGAACCTGAACTTTTTGACAGCTACGCAAAGTATGGGCAACAACTGGGAATTCCTTATGTTTTTTCGGCTCCATTAGTGAGAAGTAGCTTTAATGCTTTAGATATTTATAAGGAATTTAAAAAACTCTAGAAAAAGTCTAGATTATTTACAAAAAATTTCTTACAACCTGCTGAATTTATATGAAAAAAATCTTTGAAAAAACGCTTTTATCACTTGACTTGTTTTAATAAAAGATTAAATTAATCCCAATTGAGACAGTTGTTTCAATTTTTTGAAAATATGAATATTGGCTTTTATTTTTTATATAATGAGGTTGCATTAACATATTATGAAGCGACGAGCGTATCTTTTGTCCGGTAAAATATCCGGTCTGTGTTCTTCTCTGTTTCTTGCTTGTTTATTTTGTTTCCTTTTTGTGCTGTCTTGGTTATTGTCTCCTTTTTTAGAGATAGCCGGTTTTAATTTGCCTTTTAACAACCACATGCCTGTGGTTGCTGCACAAGATTTTTCCGTAAAAACTGCATATGGTAAAGAATGGTCTGTTATGCTTGCCGATACAAAAGGTGCATATCTTGGTATCAGTGGTGGAACAGCACCCCTTTCTTTGATGTACAGCCCTGAAGGTGATGTAATCGCTTTGCCCGGCAATAATGGACATGACTTTATTGCTCTTTTTTCTAACAGAACAGAATACGCCAAATATGTGCCTTATTCAGACGGGCGTTTTAATTCTTTCGACTTGCATGTTCCTGTTGTGCAATATTCTGTTGGCGAAGCTAAAGCTGATTGGATACCTTTTGGTTTTGAACAAAATTCATTTGACAATCTTTTAACAACAGAAACCGTTCCAACTTTTGGAGGCGGAGATCTTAAAGATTCCGGATATTTGGACAATAAAGAAGCGAGACAAGACGTTGTTCCTAATATTCAACTTATGATTAATGATAGTAACACCCCGTCTGATTACAAACATGACTCAGATGACGAAAGTAAAATGGAATTGTTAAATTCACAAGTTTAATTAAAATGAAAATATCTTTTTAAAGGTCGGTTTTATCCCGACCTTTTTTTGTATTAAGAATACTGTTTAATTTTTGTGAATGAAAGTTTAGAATCTGAAAAATGAAACAGTTATGCACCTGTAAGCTATTTCAAGTTTTACAGGTGCATATAAAAAAGCGATTTATTTAATACGGTTTAAGAGCATAAGACGTTGAAAAAATATTCAAAACAGAGTCTTGCAATGATCTTTATTAAGGCATATCTGTTTCATGAACGGCAGAATCGTCAGCTAAAGGAAGCGGGGCATTTTTAGCTTTTAACAGTCTGTATTCTTGGATTGTTACTTTTGTTAAAGCCTTTGCCGGACACGCTTCGACACAGGCACTTACATTTCTGTTTTCTTTTTTGCTAAGTTCTTGACAAAGATCACAGCGAACGGCAACGACTCTTGGTTCTGAGTGTGCAAGTCTTGCTTGTTCTTCTTCCGAAAGTTTAACAAAAGAACGTGTAATCGCACCATAAGGACACGCCATCATACAAATTTCACAACCCGCACAAAATTGTGGACGCATTACCACTTTTCCCCCATTGGTTTGTATGAGGGCGTGAGTTGGACAAACCTTTGCACAAGGAGCGTTTTCACATTGGCGACATTGTATGGGGAGTTTTGTTGTTCCCGATTTTATGACATGAATTCTTGACGGCAAGTCTTTACGGCGTTTTACGGCTTCTTTAATAGACATGTCATAATGAGAGGCAATACAGGCAATTTCGCATTTATGACAACCACGACATTTATTGGTGTCGGCATAAATAACATAATTGGCAAGGTCATTATTCTCAAACGGGTCGTTTGAGTGTGTTGTTGTTTTTTCTGAATACTGTGTGTTTTGGGTTTGTTCCGTCATAGTTTGTCCTTTGCCAGGGCTATAGTCTTATTGACAGGTTTTTACTGTAATAGATGATATATATAGTTCTCTTCCGCCTTTCCATTCTACCTTGTCTTTAGAACAAAGCGGACATGAAAAACTACGTTTTATTGTTTTTACTTCTTTTTTACACTCCATACAATAACCGTGCATGGCTTGTTTTTCTATTGTCAGCAGAGCATTTTGAGCCTTAGTGTTTTCAGCTAAGAGTTTAAAACATGCCTCTAAGGTCTTTATTTCTAAGTCTACCAATACTCCGACATTGATATATATTTCTTTAACTTCTAAGTTTTGATTGTCAGAATGTTTATTTAATTCTTCCAAGACAATTTTTAAAAGCGGGGTTGCAATAGCCAGTTCGTGCATATTTTATCTTTCGGTACACGAAACACAAGGGTCAATACTGTTTACGATTAACGGTATATCGGCTAAAGCACAATCTTTCATCATTACCTTTAGAGCTTCCCAGTTCATGTAAGAAGGAACACGCCATTTAAGACGAGTAGGAATATCAGACTCGTCTGTTCTGATATAATAAAACAATTCGCCTCTTGGGGCTTCTGTTCTGGCAACAGCCTGACCAGCAGGAATGGTTTGCAATTCTGCAAAGCATGAACCTTCGGGCATTTGTTCGGTTACTTGTTCAAGTATATGAATTGATTCTAATGTTTCACGCAGGCGTACCATTGCTCTTGCGTGTACATCGCCACCTGTCTCTGTGATTACGTTAAACTTTAGTTTGTCATAAACGGCATAGGGCGTATCACGGCGTACATCAAGACAAACTCCGCTTCCTCTTGCCACCGGTCCGACAAGTCCGTATTGGCGTACTTCATCGGCGTTAATTTTTCCTACGCCTTTGGTGCGTTTTAGTATCATAGAGTCATTTTGATATATTTCAATAAGTTCGGCAATATGAGTTTTTAATTGGTTAGTGCTTTTGCTTACAAACTGTAAAAGTGAAGAATCAACGTCATATTTTACTCCGCCGATACAGTTAGCCGCAAGATCCATTCTGTTTCCGTATACTGTTTCTTTAACGTCTTGCATGATTTCACGCACTTCCATCATGTGCATAAACAAAGATTTATAGCCGATTATATGTGCTAAAATTGCAACGTTAAAAAGATGAGAAGCCACACGCTTTATTTCATCAGCATAAACTCTTAAATATTGAGCCCTTTGAGGAACTTTTATCTCAGCAAGGTTCTCAAGAGCCATACAATAAGTTAAAGGGTGAGAATTTGAACATAAAGAACAAACTCGTTCGGTCAGTACGATATTTTGAAAAAAGTTTCGTTTGGTGGCGAGAGCTTCCATTCCTCTATGGACATGACCTGAGGTGATTTCTACTTTTTTTACAAGTTCACCTTCGGTAGTTAAGCGAAAATACATGGGTTCTTCCAATGCCACATGCACGGGACCAATAGGTAGGGTAAATTCTTTAATTGTTGTTTCCATATAATTACCTTAATAAGGTTAAATTTTTTGACTGGTTTTATTAAGCATCTTTTTTGACGGGAGTAAACTTTGGTTCGATTACTTGAGGTAAGACGGCTGTAACAATCGCTTTTTCGTATGCCATTTTTTGTGCGGCGTTAGAACTCATGATCTTTTCCCACAGGTCTTTTGTGTTTGCACTGTTTGATAAGGCAGAAAACGGAACGAGTTGATCCATAATACCGGCATCAAGACGTTCGTCTAAAAAGAGACGTTTGGGGTTTGGGTGGTTTATAATATTGATATTATACATCTCTTTAAACTCTCTTTCGTTCCAATCAGCATTTTGAAACCAAGGGGTAATTGAAGGAACGGGAAGAGTTTCGGCGTTATCATCAGAATAAAGAGGGGCGGTAACCGTAAAAGTAAAATTACCAACAACAAAATGATAGGCAATCGCAAGTCTTTTGTTCTGGTCGTTTCTTTTTACGGAATAAGCCGTAATAGTGCAAAGTCTGGCGGAGCAACTAGCTAACATTTGAGCCAAGGGTTCTATTTTGTCAGGCGACTCTAAATTAAGCCAACCAAAAATATTTTCTTTTTCATCATTAGTCCAACTTGCATATTTTTTTAGCAATTCAAATATTTTTTCATCTAATTGTTCTTTATTCATCATTAGTCTCTTTTTTTAGAAGGGGTTCTTGAGTGGTGGTTTCTACTTGAGGGGCTTCTCTCTCTGCCGTTGCGACTTGTCTACATTGAGGACAGAGGCTTAAAAGGGGCATCATATCGAGAGATTTATCTGTATAAATTTTTAAAACCAATTCAGGTGGCAATCTACGCATAGGGGCATCGCAGGAGCGACAACGAGAATATGGGATAAAGTGGTGTTCAGCATTATCATATTTTTTGCTTTGAAGGTGGGCATTATGCCAATCATTGCTTAGTGTAATCGCCTTAGTCGGGCAGTAATGACGACACATACCACATAAAGCACAGGTGTTGTGCCAAACGGAAAAGCTATAACCTTGTTTGTTTTTATCTGGTTCTATATTAATCGCTCTTCCGGCACAAACGTGTTTACAAATACCACAGCCGACACACTTTGACGGGTCAACAACAACACGCCCTCTAAAGCGTTTTGGAGTCGGAGCTTCACCTAAAGGGAAAATTTGAGTTGAAGGACCTTGCTTTAAGTTTCTTCCTAATATCTTAAGAAATTTAAACATGTTGTTCTCCTTGTGGAATAAATGCTTTACCTTCAAGCTTTGCTAACCAGACGGCTTTAGCTAAAAGAACGCCTTCTATAATTGCCTGAGGGCGAGGGGGACAACCGTTAACATTTACATCAATGGGAATATAGCGATCAAGAGGTCCGCAAATAGAGTGTCCTCCGGCAAAAACTCCACCGCTGATAGGGCAAATTCCCACGGCAACAGTTACTTTAGGTTCAGGAATTTCCTCCCAAACTCTTAAAACTTTATCCCTTACTTTTAAAGTAAGAGGTCCGGTTATTAAGACAATATCAGCATGTCTGGGACTTCCACAATATTTACAACCTAGACGTTCAACATCATAACGCGGTATACAGGCTGTTGTTGCAAGTTCAACGTCGCAACCGTTGCATGAGCCGGCATTAATACGAAAAAGCCAAGGGGAACGAACGGATAATTTGTCTAATATATTCATGTTAATCTCTTATATTCCGCACCAAACGAGAAAAAGACTGAGCAGTGCGAGTAGGGTTGGAACTTTTAAATAAAAAGAAAGGGCTTGTTCAATTCTAAAACGACCGGTAGCCGACTTGACCAAAGTAATAACTATTAGCATAAGTGCAAGGGTTTTAAGGCAAAACCATAATATATTTATTACAATACTGTCTGAAATAGTGCCGGGAAAAAACATAACAATGCCAAAACCTAAGACTACAAACATTTTTAAGGCACTTGTAAGACTGAAAAAACCTAAAGCAGGACCGGAATATTCCAAAAGAGGTCCTTCGAGAATTTCGGTTTCTGCTTCGGGAATATCAAAAGGAGCTACTCCCATAGTACCGGGTAAAAAAGCCAAATATGCTAAGAATGCGGGGAAAAGGCTTAAAGATAAACCAAAAGAACCGTTGTCTTTTTGATATTCAATTACTCTTGCCAGAGAAAACTCTGCCGTTCCGTCTCCGCCTACTTTCATGGCAACAGCCAAGATAATGATTAATAAAGGAACTTCATAAGCCAACATAATGCTCATTTCTCGTGAAAAACCAATTGCACCGAAAGGTGAGCTTGATGCTGAACCTGCAATCATTAAGGCGATTGCGGGAAGTGGCAACAGATAAAAGAATACTAACATATCACCCATATATTCCATTCCGTTATACGCGCCGGGAATAGGTAATAACGCCGCACAAACCGCCATTCCCGTTAGTCCGATAATCGGAGCTATAAAAAAGACAGTCGGGTTGGCAGTAGCCGGAATAATTGTTTCTTTGGTGCAAAGCTTGGCAAAATCATAAAAAGGTTGACTTAAAGGCGGTCCAACTCGACGTTGTAAACGAGCCTCTATTTTTCGGTCAATTCCTTTGAAGTATAAACCGACAAACAGGGCAAATATTCCACCGGGAAAAATTATCAGATGAAATAATCCTGTTATTATTTGTAGTAATAAAGACGGAAACTCATTCATATATACTCCGAAACTATGTTGTTATAAAAAAACTATAACTTGTTTATTGTTTAAAATATTTAGCTATTTGTTGTTTAATTGTTGTGATTATTGAAATAGGACCGCTATAAAGACTTTGTGCATTTTCTTGAAGATTAAGTTCTTCGGGAGGAATACCACAGGTGTGAATGTCTGTGATGCGTTGCTTTGTGCTTAAACTTAAGAGTAAATAGCGTGCACCAAAAAATACAACAAAGAATAAAACAGCTGTTATTGTGGCATTCCATGCACCACTCCCTGAGCTTATACCCCAGAGTGCAATATCAAGCGTTTGAAGGTTGAAACCTTCTAAAACCATATTGATCGGTGCTAAGAATATTCCGGGAAATATACTGGTTATTATACAGCCAACAGCTAAGATATTCATGGATAAAATCATACCTTTTGGCGGGTCTGTAACTATAATGTCTTTTTCTGCTTTGACACTTTGTCCTAAAAATGCGGTATGCATAAACTTGGCAAAATATGCCAAAGTTATAACGCTTCCAACTAAAGACAAAATAGCCAAGAGTACATAGCCTTGTTCCATCAAAGCGTGATAGATAATCCACTTAGACGTAAAACCGTTACTTGGAGGTATTCCGATAACGCAAAACGCACCAATCGCAAAAAGAGCAAAGGTTTTTGGCATTTGCCTGCCAAGCCCGCCAATTTCGTTTAAGCTGTGTTTTCCCGTTTGCAAGATTAAGGCTCCTGCGACCAAGAAGAGTAAGTTTTTAAACAAGACGTGGTTTAAAAGGTGTAAAAGACCGCCGGCTACGCCCAGAGGGGTGCAAAGAGCCAAGGCAAGAACCATATAACCAAGCTGGCTAACCGTTGAATAAATCAACATTCTTTTTATATCTGTTTGAACAACAGCATAAGCCGCCGCCATCACAATAGTAATTCCGCCTATCCAAAGAACGGCTTCCATTAAAACTTCACGGCTGATCATGCTTGTAAAAAACACAACACCGCCCATAGCAAGGAAGAGTTTTATAAGCCCAAATAAAGCACTTTTTAATAAAACTGACGAGATATAGCCGGAAACAGGCGTAGGAGCAGTAGCGGGGTGCATCTGAATGTCAATTCTAAAAGGTAGTTGGGCGGCTTTCATGATAAAACCTATAGCCAATAAAGTAACGATGCCCGTGATGGTTGCGTTTGACAATCCACTTTTTGCCAAAGCTGTAGGAAGCTGAGAAAACTCTACTGTTCCAACAGTAACAGAGAGAAAAGCTATTGCTAAAAAGATAAAGCTTGCTCCGAGTACGTTAAAGAAGAAATATTTAAACCCTTCACGTAGGGCCGCTTCATTTTCTTCATGCACTATAACGAAGTATAAACTCCAAGAACTCATTATTTCCCAGAAAAAGAAGAAGTTAAAGAGGTCTGAACTAAGGGCAACGCCGACTAAACCGGCACACATGAATAAAAAGAAACCGTAAAAACGCCATTGACTGTGGCTGTGAAGCATATAGTCAGTGGCATAGTGCATATTAATAGCACCAACTAAAGGAATAATAAGAGCAAAAATAAAAGATAAAGTATCAAGAGAACGTCCAAACAACAGAACACAGGCGGAGGTTGCCAATAAAATCAAAGTTGTATATTTCCCCGATAATATAGGGAGTGGACGCTTAATACAGATAGCTACGCCGCCTAAAAGCAAGATTAAAGAAGGTATTGACCAACTTGTTTTAAGTAGAGGCGGAAGAGAGGCTAAACTTAGTTCCGCTCCGTTCAAGGTTGTTTGTACGATTGGTAAGATGAGGCTTAGTCCTAAGTTAGGGAACAAGCCAAGTAAAATACATAAACCTGCCAAAATGCCTAAAGGAATGCGTATTGCGAGAGAAACTTCCGTAATATCTTGTCTGTTGCAAGGTTCAAAGACCAAAACCCTGATAATTCGCATATAGTATACACAGCCGGCAAGGCTTGCCATAAGCATTAATGCGGCTAAAAACATACTTTTTTCAGAAAGAGCCATAATCATCAGATATTTACTCATAAATCCGGCAAAAGGCGGTAAGCCCATAATACTGAGCAAACCGATTACCATACAGGTTACGGTAAACGGCATTACTCGACCAAGCCCTTTAAAATCACTTAGTTTTTGTCCGCCGGCTCTTAAAATCAAAGCTCCTGAACCTAAAAACAGTAAATCTTTCATGATTGCATGATTTAAAACATGAAACAAGGCACCGGTTGTGGCAAGAAGAGAACAGACACTCAAGGTTAAAGTAATTTCCCCGATTTGTCCCATTGTTGAGTAAGCAAACAGACGCTTTATATCCTCTTGTTTTAATGCCATAAATTCGCCGTATGCCATCGTGGTTGCACCGACTAGGGTTAAAAGAGAGAAAATAAATGTGCTGATGTTTGAGCTTTCTCCCTGCCATGTGTTGGCAGCTCCCATAACCAAGAAGATAAGCAATACTATTCCAAAAATTCCTGCTTTGGTTAAAACACCGGAAAGCGGGGCTGAAATAGAAGAAGGGGCGGCCGGGTGTGCAACCGGCAACCAAGCATGACCCGGCATTAAACCGGCTTTAACACCAAAAGCAATTAAAGCACTGAAAGCAGAAATTGAGAGTGCAAAACCAGAAATTGTGCCAATACTTGCGTTTATTTCCGCCCAGTTAAACGAACCTGTTGTTTGAGAAAGATAAAGTAAAACAGGTAGTAAAAACGTAGCGGCAGCAGTACACATAATGAAATATAGTTTTGCGGCTTTATCGGCGGCTTCTGTTCCTTGATAAGCGATCAAAACGTAAGAAGAAAGGGTCATTAGCTCCCAAAACACAAAAAAACTTAAACTGTGCGAGGTTGTTGCCAGACCAAATAATGAGCCAAATAAGATAAAAAAGAAAAACGTATATTTTGATTCTTTAATAGCAGAACCAAATCCTTTTTTACTCTCAGCAAAATAACCATAAGAATATGACCAAACTAAAAGTCCTATTCCGCTTATAATACAGGCAAATAACCTTGAAAGCGGATGACCGTATTGAACTGTCAAGGCACAGACGAGTGTTAAGGCAAGAATGCCTCCACCTGCGGCATAAGCATATAATCTATTGAATTTGCGTAAGAAAAATAAGGCAAAAGCACTAACAAACAAAAGCAAAGTTCCAAAATTCCACTCAACGGAAATATGAGGCAAGCTTTCAAGAGAATATCCACTAAAACTTACAGCCATATTGACAAGGCTGTGTCCGAATATACCCATTAAAATCAGGGCAATACTTAATATTCCCGTTAATAGATTGTTTCCGGATCCAAAACTTTGTTTTTCTTCCGCAAAAGTTCCAAGCCCAAGCCAAATAGGTTGAACAAGACGCACGGTAGCTATTGCTGAGATAATGTTTGAAATTACTAGAATCAAGCTCAACATGGGTTGATTGGTTTCAAAAACCGCATACATAATTAAAGGTTTTGCATCAGGGGTTAAGAACGGGCTGATGCCGATTGCCGCAAACATAGAGAAAGCGAATAAAAGAGCTGAAAGAGGGCGGGAGTTTGATATACCAGAAAGTTCGTTGATGTTTTTTGTTCTTGCATAGGCACAAACTTGGTTGAGGCTTAAATAAGCGAGCAGGCGAGCAACGCCGATATATAAGACGCATAAAAATGCACCGGAAAATCCGCCTAAGCCTCCTAGCCCCAAGCCAAAGAAAAAAGTTGAAACATCAATACAACTTGTCCATTTAAACTGATACTTGGCATTGTTAATGTTTTGAAATAATTTAAAAACACTAAATCCTAAGATAAAAAGACCCAAAACGATAAAAAAAGTAGAGTTGAGAGAGTTGTTGATATGAACCATAACACTTCCTGTATTAACTATAGTATACCTCTAAAAACAGCCGTCCTGACAGTTTTTAGAGAAGACTCGCCACAATAAATTTGGCTTCGTCTTACATTTTCAATGCCTTGCATGATTTGAAAATAGCGGCACGTCCTGTGCCACACGGAAATTTCTAAAAACTAGATATTTCCTATAGTAACTGTTTTAAAAGTTTTTATTTTATTCACTATATTTTTACTTGTTTGCAAATAAAAACTGTTTAATTCTAGCCCCTTATAAATCGCAAGCATCAATACTTGAATATTAAATAATATGCAACCATATTGAATAGATTTTTAGTTTTGCGTGAAGTTCATGTGTATTATTTCACAACCTAAAAGTCAAGATGAAAAAAATTATTTTTATTATTGTTTTATTTGTGATATAAGAAAAAAATTCAAATAATAAGGTGGTGTTAGAGTGAAGGTTCAAGCAAAGGGTGTAGAGTTGTTTTATAAAAAATCAGGACAAGGTAAAGCGTTGATCCTTTTACATGGCAATGGTGAGGATCATCATATTTTTGATAAAATTTCAGAAAAATTAGAAAATAATTTTACCGTTTATGCGATAGATAGTAGGAATCACGGTGAAAGTACAAAGACAACTAACTATGATTATGAGGTCATGGCAGAAGACCTTGGTGCTTTTATTCACGCTTTAAAAATCGCCCCTGTCAATATCGTTGGTTTTAGCGATGGTGGAATAATAAGTTTGTTGCTTGCCATGAAAGATTCAGGCTTAGTTGAAAAGATGGCTCTTTTAGGCGTAAATTTAAAGCCATCTGATTTTACTGATGAGAGTTATCAGTTTTTAAAAGAAACTTATGAACAGACGCAAGACCCGCTTTTTAAACTTATGTTGGAACAACCGAATATCGAGTTGACAGACCTTAAAAAGATTAAAGTTCCAAGTCTGATTATTGCGGCTGAAAATGACTTATATCGTCCCGAATTATTTAGAGAACTTAATCATGCCTTAAAAGGTTCAAAGCTTATGATTATGCAAGGTCATAGCCATGACAGCTATATTGTAAACCAAGATCTTTTGTATGAGGATTTACTGGCGTTTTTTCAATAATTTTTTGTATATTTTGGGTGCTAATACGTTCATTAATAATCCACAGTATCACACAAAACAAATCCATCAATAAATTCTACAAAACTGTTAGCTATAAAGCCCAAGTAAGCTTTGGCAACCGTGTCATCGTCCTGTTCCATTATGTTAACGCTTTTTATGCACCAGTAATAAATCTTGCCCTTATTTTCCTCACCAAAACCAATCAGAATATAGTTTCCTCCCGGACCACGCCCAATGGGTAATGTTTCCTTAGGAAGATGCTCCTTCCATGTTTCCAAGTTATACTGCAAGGTTTCCGTGGGGAATTCGGCATGTTCATCATAACTAAAAAAGTTATTAAACAAGCGGTACTCTTCGTCAGGGAAAACACCATTGTTGGTAGGCCAAAAGACCTTAAAGCAGTATGAATCATCACATTCCGTCATGTGTTTATTTACGTTCCTACCATTAGCGTGCAAAAGGTAGTCTCTATACTGCTCTGGCAGGGGAGCCTGAATCATTTTTTCTATTTTTACAATATCAAAAGGGGTTAAGGTGGGTGTATCT
Encoded here:
- a CDS encoding alpha/beta fold hydrolase, with the protein product MKVQAKGVELFYKKSGQGKALILLHGNGEDHHIFDKISEKLENNFTVYAIDSRNHGESTKTTNYDYEVMAEDLGAFIHALKIAPVNIVGFSDGGIISLLLAMKDSGLVEKMALLGVNLKPSDFTDESYQFLKETYEQTQDPLFKLMLEQPNIELTDLKKIKVPSLIIAAENDLYRPELFRELNHALKGSKLMIMQGHSHDSYIVNQDLLYEDLLAFFQ
- a CDS encoding SMI1/KNR4 family protein, which codes for MSINRKTLTTEDINANPKILNGLHLKQSEVVFMSQFKDLLDGGIEFRLEDTPTLTPFDIVKIEKMIQAPLPEQYRDYLLHANGRNVNKHMTECDDSYCFKVFWPTNNGVFPDEEYRLFNNFFSYDEHAEFPTETLQYNLETWKEHLPKETLPIGRGPGGNYILIGFGEENKGKIYYWCIKSVNIMEQDDDTVAKAYLGFIANSFVEFIDGFVLCDTVDY